A region of Polyangiaceae bacterium DNA encodes the following proteins:
- a CDS encoding helix-turn-helix domain-containing protein — protein MRVDRETAYAAIADGGVPGVRRLGRCIRVSPDVFVRWLEEGDTKARAR, from the coding sequence ATGCGCGTAGACCGCGAGACCGCCTACGCCGCGATCGCCGACGGGGGCGTCCCGGGCGTTCGGCGACTGGGGCGATGCATTCGCGTTTCGCCCGACGTGTTCGTTCGCTGGCTCGAGGAAGGCGACACGAAGGCGCGGGCCCGATGA
- a CDS encoding addiction module protein, with protein MNADKLRAEALALPADARADLARVLLESLHEEADPDAAAAWVAELDRRAQAVADGSARLVDWEDARERITARLKARREARSPR; from the coding sequence GTGAACGCGGACAAACTGCGCGCTGAAGCCCTGGCCCTGCCGGCGGATGCTCGGGCCGATCTGGCTCGGGTTCTGCTCGAGAGCCTACACGAGGAGGCCGACCCCGACGCCGCCGCGGCTTGGGTCGCCGAGCTCGATCGTCGCGCTCAGGCCGTCGCCGACGGAAGCGCGAGGCTCGTGGACTGGGAAGATGCGCGAGAACGCATCACCGCTCGCCTGAAAGCCCGCCGTGAAGCTCGTTCTCCTCGCTGA
- a CDS encoding SUMF1/EgtB/PvdO family nonheme iron enzyme, with the protein MGGIGGAGGASGASGGTNPGGGSGGAGGSGGGGGTSLGGSGGAIGGTGGAIGGSGGATGGTGGATGGTGGATGGSGGATGGTGGADASDGAGDVNTDSGTDVSTDAPDATVGCPTLPGPVLRQVPAPGGGSYCIDSTEVSKTHYAAFLATNPTTANQPAHCAWNVSLLPTKEWPAATGTGDRPAVWLDWCDARAYCAAVGKRLCGKIGGGSTDFGSWNVAAHSQWFNACSSAATVGSPLAYPYGNSYLPTACNGNDNGASFDMLDVGSQPGCQSAQSGFSGVFDLSGNAFEWEDACSGANGPADKCRLRGGGTNESALGLRCDYDLGIFARDFTNDLVGFRCCYP; encoded by the coding sequence GTGGGCGGCATCGGAGGCGCGGGCGGCGCATCCGGCGCGAGTGGCGGGACCAATCCTGGCGGCGGCAGCGGCGGGGCAGGAGGGAGTGGGGGTGGCGGCGGGACGAGCCTCGGCGGCAGTGGTGGCGCGATCGGCGGCACCGGCGGCGCGATCGGCGGCAGTGGTGGCGCGACCGGCGGCACCGGCGGCGCGACCGGCGGCACCGGCGGCGCGACCGGCGGCAGTGGTGGCGCGACCGGCGGCACCGGCGGTGCTGATGCCAGCGACGGCGCCGGCGACGTGAACACTGACAGTGGAACGGACGTGAGCACGGACGCACCTGACGCGACGGTCGGTTGCCCCACGCTGCCCGGGCCAGTGCTGCGGCAGGTTCCCGCTCCCGGTGGGGGTTCCTATTGTATCGACAGCACCGAGGTCTCGAAGACGCATTATGCCGCCTTTCTCGCGACGAACCCGACCACGGCAAACCAACCGGCGCACTGCGCGTGGAACGTGTCGTTGCTTCCGACGAAGGAATGGCCGGCTGCGACGGGCACCGGCGACCGCCCTGCGGTTTGGCTGGACTGGTGCGATGCGCGTGCTTACTGCGCGGCCGTCGGGAAACGATTGTGCGGCAAGATCGGTGGGGGGAGCACGGACTTCGGCTCGTGGAACGTTGCCGCGCATAGCCAGTGGTTCAATGCGTGTTCGTCAGCTGCGACAGTCGGCTCCCCGCTCGCGTATCCGTACGGGAATAGCTACCTTCCGACTGCGTGCAACGGCAACGACAACGGCGCATCGTTCGACATGCTCGATGTGGGCAGCCAACCGGGTTGCCAGTCGGCCCAGAGCGGGTTCTCCGGCGTGTTCGATCTCAGTGGCAACGCATTCGAATGGGAGGACGCTTGCAGTGGTGCCAACGGGCCGGCAGACAAGTGTCGACTCCGGGGCGGCGGCACGAACGAGAGCGCCTTGGGGTTGCGCTGCGACTACGACCTCGGGATCTTTGCTCGAGACTTCACAAACGACTTGGTTGGGTTTCGATGCTGCTACCCGTGA
- a CDS encoding FRG domain-containing protein, with product MAKPQPIGEYHFERPVEFLRTLMPGTARWYKKGKSSPRSWYFRGHGDARWELLPSIFRKALPHHDEFDAWRTRTRSDTLRLEVLAIRDFVSEANRVGLHVPGTSNAIRDLDGADEALWKPMDRSVEDGEWWPPDHLLEAFALAQHFGLPTRLLDWSRNPLSAAYFAAHDAITEAANTGPRDGRASTTTTRARPSAPPTHLAVWCLNKPFYARLFGFSKRFALIQTPSASNPRVHAQSGVFTIDRYTGPSSAMRYTPPALDEAIAQAHQTASDPLLRDVRDYSPGLVKICLPIGRAPELLQLLDEHGVTASTLFPGFSSVVQTLYDRVPLVLPSYVPAFRRLLNS from the coding sequence ATGGCCAAGCCGCAGCCGATCGGGGAATATCACTTCGAGCGCCCCGTCGAGTTCTTGCGCACGCTCATGCCGGGCACTGCGCGGTGGTACAAGAAAGGGAAAAGCTCTCCACGATCGTGGTACTTCCGCGGCCACGGCGACGCGCGGTGGGAGCTGCTTCCAAGTATTTTCCGAAAAGCACTGCCGCACCACGATGAATTCGACGCTTGGCGAACGCGCACGCGCAGCGACACCCTGCGTCTCGAGGTACTTGCGATACGGGACTTCGTCTCCGAAGCGAACCGTGTCGGCCTGCATGTGCCGGGGACGTCAAACGCCATCCGCGACCTGGACGGCGCGGACGAGGCGCTCTGGAAACCCATGGACCGGAGCGTCGAAGACGGCGAGTGGTGGCCCCCGGATCACCTCCTCGAAGCGTTCGCACTGGCCCAACATTTCGGCCTTCCCACACGCCTGCTCGACTGGAGCCGCAACCCCCTCTCGGCAGCGTACTTCGCGGCGCACGACGCCATCACCGAGGCAGCGAATACCGGTCCTCGCGACGGCCGTGCCTCTACGACGACGACTCGCGCTCGCCCGTCTGCGCCGCCGACTCACCTCGCCGTCTGGTGCCTCAACAAACCGTTCTATGCGCGCCTCTTCGGCTTCTCCAAGCGCTTCGCTCTGATCCAGACGCCAAGCGCATCAAATCCGCGCGTGCATGCGCAGTCGGGGGTCTTCACGATCGACCGTTATACCGGGCCATCGTCCGCGATGCGATATACGCCACCAGCACTGGATGAAGCCATCGCGCAAGCGCATCAGACTGCGAGCGACCCGCTCCTCCGTGATGTGCGCGACTACAGCCCAGGGCTCGTGAAGATCTGCCTGCCGATAGGACGAGCACCGGAGCTACTCCAGCTTCTCGACGAGCATGGCGTTACGGCATCGACGCTCTTTCCTGGATTCTCAAGCGTGGTGCAGACACTCTACGATCGCGTTCCGCTGGTTCTTCCGTCCTACGTCCCGGCGTTCCGGAGGCTGCTGAATTCCTGA
- a CDS encoding DUF2075 domain-containing protein → MDTCAATETSRVRSSSYGRPTGAGRRLGIGLYACLRSWHDAQVSDPLSIGLASRAWYHDTLDRFRATLPDAILGRLVANSAFAVLENQRDAWRAEIAFLQDSLAGLSGSLFLEFSIPRMGRRIDAVLLIGPVVFVVEFKVGATNFDAAAIDQVWDYALDLKNFHGASHPLPIVPILVATEASTVSVPPPRTDADGVYRPIAVDRSAFRAAIDLVFEGSSGEPVDAQQWLAAPYLPTPTIVEAARALYAQHSVEAIARHDAGAENLRVTSQHIEELIAEAKRAKRKVVCFVTGVPGAGKTLVGLNVATRRRDADAAAPAVYLSGNGPLVAVLRAALTRDEIARQKALGNQVRRGKVGESVKAFIQNVHHFRDEAIIDSGPPAEHVAIFDEAQRAWTLKQTAYFMRRKKNLPDFSQSEPEFLVSYMDRHADWSVVVCLVGGGQEINIGEAGIDSWLQAIQSKFPGWRMHISSRLTDAEYAAGHALDTVRSRPDTFFDDCLHLSVSMRSFRAENVSAFVKALLDRDVRTAAATYEQFADRYPIAITRDIEAAKAWVRRRARGSERYGLVASSKAMRLKPHAIDVRVDVDPVHWFLNDKDDTRSSYYLEDAATEFQVQGLELDWSCVTWDADLRFHDDRWGFHDFRGSKWTNVKHADNQRYLLNAYRVLLTRARQGMVIFVPPGNTADHTRPREYYDATFGYLAKVGLPTVA, encoded by the coding sequence ATGGATACCTGCGCGGCGACCGAAACAAGCCGCGTCAGATCGAGTTCATACGGGCGCCCCACGGGTGCGGGTAGGCGGCTCGGCATCGGGCTCTACGCCTGCCTCCGATCCTGGCATGATGCCCAGGTGTCGGACCCGCTCAGCATCGGATTGGCGTCGCGCGCGTGGTACCATGACACACTCGACCGCTTCCGTGCGACGCTCCCCGATGCGATCCTCGGTCGCCTCGTTGCGAACAGCGCATTTGCTGTGCTGGAGAACCAGCGCGACGCGTGGCGCGCTGAGATCGCGTTTCTCCAAGACAGCCTGGCCGGTCTGAGCGGATCGCTCTTCCTCGAATTCAGCATCCCTCGCATGGGTAGGAGGATCGACGCCGTCCTGCTGATCGGCCCCGTCGTCTTCGTCGTCGAGTTCAAAGTAGGCGCGACGAACTTCGACGCTGCGGCGATTGATCAAGTGTGGGACTACGCGCTCGATCTCAAGAACTTCCATGGTGCGAGCCACCCACTTCCGATCGTACCGATCCTGGTCGCGACCGAGGCGTCAACCGTCTCGGTTCCGCCGCCGCGAACCGACGCCGACGGCGTCTACCGGCCAATCGCCGTCGACCGCTCCGCATTCCGCGCCGCGATCGATCTCGTGTTCGAGGGTTCGAGCGGTGAGCCCGTCGACGCGCAGCAGTGGCTCGCCGCTCCCTACCTCCCGACTCCGACGATCGTCGAGGCTGCGCGCGCACTATACGCGCAGCATTCAGTCGAAGCGATCGCCCGGCACGACGCCGGTGCGGAGAACCTGCGAGTCACCTCGCAGCACATTGAGGAACTGATTGCCGAAGCCAAAAGAGCGAAGCGCAAGGTCGTTTGCTTCGTCACCGGCGTCCCCGGCGCGGGGAAGACCCTGGTCGGCCTCAACGTCGCTACACGTCGCCGCGACGCAGACGCGGCCGCGCCAGCCGTCTATCTATCAGGCAATGGCCCCCTCGTTGCCGTCCTCCGCGCGGCGCTTACCCGTGACGAGATCGCGCGCCAGAAGGCCCTCGGCAACCAGGTGCGGAGAGGCAAAGTCGGGGAAAGCGTGAAGGCATTCATCCAGAACGTGCACCATTTCCGCGACGAAGCGATCATCGATAGCGGCCCACCCGCCGAACACGTCGCCATCTTCGACGAGGCCCAGCGCGCTTGGACGCTCAAGCAAACGGCTTACTTCATGCGCCGCAAGAAGAACCTGCCGGACTTCTCGCAGTCCGAGCCCGAGTTTCTGGTTTCGTACATGGACCGCCATGCCGACTGGTCGGTTGTCGTCTGCCTCGTCGGCGGTGGGCAGGAGATCAACATCGGTGAGGCGGGCATAGATTCGTGGCTTCAGGCTATTCAGTCCAAGTTTCCCGGCTGGCGAATGCACATTTCCTCGCGACTGACGGACGCCGAGTACGCCGCCGGTCATGCTCTCGACACCGTGCGGAGTCGGCCGGACACGTTCTTCGACGATTGCCTACACCTTTCGGTCTCGATGCGCTCCTTTCGCGCCGAAAACGTCTCTGCGTTTGTGAAGGCGCTGCTCGACCGCGACGTGCGGACCGCGGCAGCGACGTATGAACAGTTCGCCGACCGCTACCCGATCGCCATCACCCGCGACATCGAGGCTGCGAAGGCGTGGGTTCGGCGCCGTGCGCGCGGCTCTGAGCGATACGGCCTGGTCGCATCGTCAAAAGCGATGAGGCTGAAGCCGCACGCGATTGACGTGCGCGTGGATGTTGACCCGGTGCACTGGTTTCTGAACGACAAGGACGACACGCGCTCAAGCTACTATCTCGAGGATGCGGCCACGGAATTCCAGGTGCAAGGACTGGAACTGGACTGGAGTTGCGTGACGTGGGACGCAGACCTCCGATTTCATGATGACCGCTGGGGCTTCCATGACTTTCGCGGAAGCAAGTGGACGAACGTGAAGCATGCCGACAACCAGCGCTACTTGCTGAACGCTTACCGTGTCCTCCTCACCCGCGCACGCCAGGGCATGGTGATCTTTGTTCCTCCCGGCAACACCGCCGACCATACCCGCCCGCGCGAGTACTATGATGCGACGTTCGGGTATCTCGCCAAGGTAGGGTTGCCGACCGTGGCGTGA
- a CDS encoding PEGA domain-containing protein — MALTLAAPSVTHAEPAKPTAVELDRAAELFKKAKALHGSGKLDQARDLYTQAWTLHRSPDIAANLAACELALNKYRDAAEHFDFALRHLLAGTTQDQKARLTEGFEKAKKEIATVRLDVQPAGASVVIDGTTIGTSPIADDTFVEAGERKIRVTKAGHETYVGSFTVAKGESKTVRVALEANAAAGPAGTARPASTPPPGGNGSKSGPTGAAADTGGKPQSAVPAYIALGAGIVGLGAGIGFLVAASGKESDKDALLDEIPGTNKCGPGTIAAEKCAEVTSLSDDAKQFRTFGYVGFGVAAAGGVLTFLLWPRSSDSSSGTMIVPSVTARGTSLHLQGRF, encoded by the coding sequence GTGGCGCTGACCCTCGCCGCACCGTCGGTAACGCACGCGGAGCCGGCGAAGCCGACCGCGGTCGAGCTCGACCGCGCGGCGGAGCTCTTCAAGAAGGCCAAGGCTCTGCACGGGAGTGGCAAGCTCGACCAGGCGCGAGACCTGTACACGCAAGCGTGGACCCTCCACCGGAGCCCCGACATCGCCGCGAACCTCGCCGCCTGCGAGCTCGCGTTGAACAAGTATCGCGACGCCGCCGAGCACTTCGACTTCGCGCTTCGGCACTTGCTCGCGGGAACGACCCAGGACCAGAAGGCGCGGCTGACGGAAGGCTTCGAGAAGGCGAAGAAGGAGATCGCCACGGTGCGCCTGGACGTGCAGCCCGCCGGCGCGTCGGTGGTGATCGACGGAACCACGATCGGAACGTCGCCGATCGCCGACGACACGTTCGTCGAGGCCGGTGAGCGCAAGATCCGGGTTACGAAGGCCGGCCACGAAACCTATGTCGGATCGTTCACGGTGGCCAAAGGCGAAAGCAAGACAGTGCGCGTCGCTCTCGAGGCGAACGCTGCAGCGGGACCGGCGGGCACAGCTCGCCCTGCGAGTACTCCCCCGCCGGGCGGCAACGGCTCGAAGTCCGGCCCAACGGGTGCCGCGGCGGATACCGGCGGAAAGCCGCAGAGCGCCGTCCCCGCGTACATCGCGCTGGGTGCGGGCATCGTCGGCCTCGGCGCCGGAATTGGGTTCCTCGTCGCTGCCTCCGGCAAGGAGAGCGACAAGGACGCTCTCCTCGACGAGATCCCGGGAACGAACAAGTGCGGGCCCGGAACCATCGCCGCGGAAAAGTGCGCCGAAGTCACCTCGCTCTCCGACGACGCGAAGCAGTTTCGGACCTTCGGCTACGTGGGCTTCGGCGTCGCGGCCGCGGGGGGAGTGCTCACGTTTTTGCTCTGGCCGCGCTCTTCCGATTCGTCCAGCGGCACCATGATCGTCCCGAGCGTCACCGCGCGCGGCACGTCGCTTCATCTTCAGGGAAGATTCTAA